A single region of the Vibrio cyclitrophicus genome encodes:
- a CDS encoding patatin-like phospholipase family protein, giving the protein MISRWLVSSLGVVGTVISFQLFAATVAKVDSSEHVELAQAHKRPTVAVVLAGGGAKGAAHIGVLKALEEMQIPVDYITGTSMGAYVGGLYATGMSADEIESFIYTVDWNRGYRDRVNRSDRRVRDKEYEDRYQLNTDLGLGWGEIKARKGVVQGQNMLRILRETTGNLSSFDSFDNLAIPYRSVATDIIELEEVVIDHGHLVDAMMASMSVPGALPPYALDGRMLVDGGVTNNMPVDVARAMGADIVIAVDISTNYKGKDDFTNFLAAADQLSNYLVQRSTQEQAETLTDDDVFLRPDVGEMETTDFDKMPSAFLAGYEAAKQHTDELSKLSLSNADYQHYIEDKQKARRQLKHGDKTVVDRVVINNNTHYSDKLLENRLNLDSGKILKTSEIESKVQDLYALDRFELVTYEFDTVDGEDQLKVDVNEKSWGPNYLNFRFFLEDDFSTTSQYSIGVSANFTDINKHGAELRTNIEMGTDKRIEAELYSPFFSSQKLFTSASVVYSKENRNLPANIDDIEEPTLDVTKDYLPMTYSEYVGELALGYQPTLWQELKFGVRYTDGDVEVSSLPSLGNGGYKRIGGFMGYRLDTLDNFSLPTKGYFVDLEYLVSHDDFQNDTSINETELTSESDTVYEFSANLMAAKSIDKHTLVAKLDYGIVESKNSIFPVAPKELGGFLNLSGIPRNSMIGQNLAYTSLIYRYKWFENDFGLFESPFYVGASIEHGGVWSNNDLSIDEAPMYTAGSVFAGVDSPIGPIILAYGRTEDNFDSVYLIVGTSYK; this is encoded by the coding sequence GCAGCTTAGGTGTTGTCGGTACAGTGATCAGTTTTCAACTGTTTGCAGCAACTGTGGCGAAGGTTGATTCATCAGAACACGTTGAACTTGCACAAGCTCATAAAAGGCCAACCGTCGCTGTCGTTCTTGCTGGTGGGGGAGCGAAAGGTGCTGCCCACATCGGTGTGCTTAAAGCGTTAGAAGAGATGCAAATCCCGGTCGATTACATCACTGGTACAAGTATGGGCGCCTACGTTGGTGGTCTTTATGCGACAGGGATGAGCGCGGACGAGATTGAAAGTTTTATCTATACGGTGGATTGGAATCGCGGCTATCGCGATCGCGTTAACCGTAGTGATCGCCGTGTGCGTGATAAAGAGTATGAAGATCGCTATCAATTGAACACCGACCTCGGTTTAGGTTGGGGTGAAATCAAAGCGAGAAAAGGTGTGGTTCAAGGCCAGAATATGTTGCGTATTTTGCGTGAGACCACCGGAAATCTATCTTCTTTCGACTCTTTCGACAACCTTGCTATCCCATACCGTTCTGTCGCAACCGACATCATAGAACTTGAAGAGGTGGTCATCGACCATGGTCACCTTGTTGATGCCATGATGGCCAGTATGTCAGTTCCTGGAGCTCTTCCCCCTTATGCCCTAGATGGTCGAATGCTAGTTGATGGTGGTGTCACCAATAACATGCCAGTCGACGTTGCCAGAGCGATGGGAGCAGACATCGTCATTGCGGTGGATATCAGTACCAACTACAAAGGCAAAGATGATTTTACGAATTTTCTTGCCGCAGCTGACCAACTCTCTAATTATCTTGTTCAACGCAGCACCCAAGAGCAAGCTGAAACACTAACAGACGATGACGTCTTCCTGCGCCCTGATGTTGGGGAAATGGAGACGACTGACTTTGATAAAATGCCATCGGCTTTCCTAGCTGGTTATGAAGCCGCCAAGCAGCATACTGATGAACTTTCCAAGCTATCGCTCTCAAATGCCGATTATCAACATTATATAGAGGATAAACAAAAAGCACGCAGACAGCTAAAACACGGCGATAAGACCGTCGTTGACCGGGTTGTTATCAACAACAATACCCACTACTCAGATAAGTTGCTCGAAAATCGCTTAAACCTTGATTCAGGTAAGATCTTAAAGACCAGTGAAATTGAATCTAAAGTGCAAGACCTCTATGCGTTAGATAGATTCGAGTTGGTGACTTATGAATTTGACACCGTGGATGGCGAGGATCAACTAAAGGTCGATGTGAACGAAAAATCTTGGGGTCCAAACTATCTCAACTTTCGATTCTTTCTTGAAGATGATTTCTCTACTACCAGTCAGTACTCGATCGGTGTTTCAGCCAACTTTACTGATATTAATAAGCATGGTGCAGAGTTAAGAACCAATATCGAGATGGGAACGGACAAACGAATTGAAGCGGAACTTTACTCGCCATTCTTTTCGAGTCAAAAGCTGTTTACTTCGGCATCGGTTGTTTACAGCAAAGAGAACAGAAACCTACCCGCAAATATTGATGATATTGAAGAGCCGACACTGGACGTAACGAAAGATTATCTCCCTATGACGTATAGTGAATATGTCGGTGAATTGGCATTAGGCTATCAACCGACCTTGTGGCAGGAGCTGAAATTTGGTGTTCGTTATACTGATGGGGATGTTGAGGTTTCTTCGTTACCTTCATTGGGCAATGGTGGTTACAAGCGTATTGGTGGCTTCATGGGTTACCGATTGGATACTTTGGATAATTTCAGCTTACCGACCAAGGGTTACTTTGTCGATTTAGAGTACCTTGTTTCTCATGATGACTTTCAGAATGATACTTCTATTAACGAAACAGAGTTGACGTCTGAGAGCGATACTGTTTATGAGTTTTCGGCTAATTTAATGGCTGCAAAGAGTATCGATAAGCATACTTTAGTCGCAAAGCTTGATTACGGTATTGTAGAAAGTAAAAACTCGATTTTTCCTGTTGCCCCTAAAGAACTCGGTGGCTTTTTAAACCTGTCAGGTATTCCAAGGAATAGTATGATAGGTCAGAACTTGGCCTATACCAGCCTTATCTATCGTTATAAGTGGTTTGAAAATGACTTCGGCCTCTTTGAATCACCATTCTACGTGGGTGCATCCATTGAGCATGGTGGCGTTTGGTCGAACAATGATTTGAGTATTGATGAGGCGCCAATGTACACCGCGGGTTCTGTTTTCGCGGGTGTCGATTCGCCAATCGGGCCGATCATTTTAGCTTATGGCCGAACTGAAGATAACTTCGATTCGGTGTATCTGATTGTAGGTACTTCCTACAAATAA